From the genome of Phycodurus eques isolate BA_2022a chromosome 22, UOR_Pequ_1.1, whole genome shotgun sequence, one region includes:
- the grip1 gene encoding glutamate receptor-interacting protein 1 isoform X8, producing the protein MIAVSFKCRCQILRRVNKDEGPYSKDSAGSRPSDGALAIRRQSIPDEFRGCTLVELMKKEGTTLGLTVSGGIDKDGKPRVSNLRQGGIAARSDQLNVGDYIRSVNGINLAKFRHDEIISLLKNVGERVLLEVEYELPPVSVQGSGVTFKTVEVTLHKEGNSFGFVIRGGASEDRNKCRPVVIATVRSGGPADREGSIKPGDRLLSIDGIRLHGNTLAEAMSVLKQSGQEATVLLEYDVSVMDSVSSASGPLLVEVAKATGSSLGVALSSSMFCSKQVIVIDKVKPASIADRCGALYAGDHILSVDGKSMEFCSLAEATQLLSASCHNVRMEILPQHQARPALNAPQQVKVQRSARPLPWETGTSAPILPPYHYNTYHPDQSGARSHNRHTNNPSLGHTFSPGSMSAYSLSSLNMTIPRNAYPTSPRGTLMRKKHKKKDFKSSLSLASSTVGLAGQVVHTETTEVTLLGDGVVGFGLQLQGGVFATETLSSPPLIAYIDPDSPAERCGILQIGDRILSINGVPTEDSTLEETNQLLRDSSITAQLILEMEFDVAESVIPSSGTFHVKLPKKPGVELGITISSPSNRKAGDPLIISDIKKGSVAHRTGTLELGDKLLAIDNIRVETCSMEEAAQILQQCEELVKLKIRKDEDNSDEQEVSGSIIYTVELQRYGGPLGITISGTEEPFDPIVISSLTKGGLAERTGAIHVGDRILAINSSSLKGKPLSEAISLLQQAGETVTLKIKKHGELSSPKSRAIGEGGEEPLVVAAPPSGQGMFGTLPSVDSAVESWDGSNMDASFTSPVPSFQSSPFTFHEWRDAKTSNNQSPASSRQRTDPPSDLSGLHDDWEHAALGGFTVGHDGTEPDQEENFWSQALEDLETCGHSGILRELEATIMSGSTLSLNHEPVHSRTSLGRQASFQERSSTRPQATPRSNTLPSDPQRRAFAMKKMRQEVNDILNQTPVELHKLTLEKSSDSDDFGFSVSDGVVDRGVYVNNIRGGGPAERGGLRAYDRLLQINHVRTRDFDCCLVVPLIAESSNRLDLVISRNPASSANPLTNHTEGTVGSHALQPIGSRKEACEDSSEDAAPIKWKKPGDGLGAGRVTNTSV; encoded by the exons ATGATCGCAGTGTCGTTCAAATGCCGATGTCAGATCCTGCGCAGGGTGAATAAAG ATGAAGGTCCGTACAGCAAAGACTCGGCGGGCTCGCGACCGTCAGACGGCGCGCTGGCCATCAGGAGGCAGAGCATACCAg ACGAGTTCCGGGGATGCACGCTGGTGGAGTTGATGAAGAAGGAGGGCACCACGCTGGGGCTGACCGTGTCGGGCGGGATCGACAAGGACGGGAAGCCGCGGGTGTCCAACCTGAGGCAAGGAGGAATCGCCGCCAG GAGCGACCAGCTGAACGTCGGCGACTACATCCGCTCGGTGAACGGCATCAACTTGGCCAAGTTCCGTCACGACGAGATCATCAGTCTGCTGAAGAACGTGGGCGAGCGGGTGCTGCTGGAGGTGGAGTACGAGCTGCCGCCCGTCT CCGTGCAGGGTTCGGGCGTCACGTTCAAGACGGTGGAGGTGACGCTCCACAAGGAAGGGAACAGCTTCGGATTCGTCATCAGAG GCGGAGCCAGCGAAGACAGGAACAAGTGTCGGCCCGTCGTCATAGCAACCGTACGCTCAGGAGGGCCAGCTGACAG ggAGGGCAGCATCAAACCTGGCGACCGTCTGCTGAGCATCGACGGCATCCGTCTCCACGGCAACACGCTGGCGGAGGCCATGAGCGTCCTGAAGCAGAGCGGCCAGGAAGCGACCGTGCTGCTGGAGTACGACGTCTCCGTCATGG ACTCCGTGTCCTCGGCTTCGGGTCCTCTGCTGGTGGAGGTCGCCAAGGCGACGGGCTCCAGCCTGGGCGTGGCTCTGTCTTCGTCCATGTTCTGCAGCAAGCAGGTCATCGTCATTGACAAAGTTAAACCGGCCAGCATAGCCGACAG gtGCGGCGCTCTCTACGCAGGAGATCACATCCTGTCCGTGGACGGCAAATCTATGGAGTTCTGCTCTCTGGCCGAAGCCACGCAGCTGCTGTCCGCCTCCTGCCACAACGTCCGCATGGAGATCCTGCCCCAGCACCAGGCCCGACCGGCCCTGAACGCACCGCAGCAAG tCAAGGTGCAGCGTTCTGCCCGCCCCCTCCCCTGGGAGACGGGAACCTCCGCCCCCATCCTCCCCCCTTACCACTACAACACGTACCACCCTGACCAATCGGGCGCCAGGTCGCACAACCGCCATACAAACAACCCGT CGTTGGGCCACACGTTCTCTCCGGGCTCCATGTCGGCGTACAGTCTGTCGTCGCTCAACATGACCATCCCGAGGAACGCGTACCCCACGAGTCCGCGGGGCACGCTCATGAGGAAGAAGCACAAGAAGAAGGACTTCAAGAGCTCCT TGTCCCTGGCGTCCAGCACAGTGGGGCTGGCCGGTCAGGTGGTCCACACGGAGACCACGGAGGTGACGTTGCTAGGCGACGGCGTCGTGGGCTTCGGCCTGCAGCTGCAAGGCGGCGTCTTCGCCACCGAGACGCTCTCGTCGCCGCCGCTCATCGCTTACATCGACCCCGACAGTCCTGCCGAAAG atgtgGCATCCTGCAGATCGGCGACAGGATCTTGTCCATAAATGGAGTTCCTACAGAAGACTCCACTTTGGAAGAAACCAATCAGCTGCTCAGAGACTCCTCCATTACTGCACAACTCATCTTGGAGATGGAGTTTGACGTGGCTG AATCGGTCATCCCGTCGTCCGGAACGTTCCATGTGAAGCTCCCCAAGAAACCGGGAGTGGAGTTGGGAATCACCATCAGCT CGCCATCGAACAGAAAAGCAGGAGACCCTCTCATCATTTCGGACATCAAGAAGGGCAGCGTTGCTCacag GACGGGGACGCTGGAGCTGGGAGACAAGCTGCTGGCCATCGACAACATCCGCGTGGAGACGTGCTCCATGGAGGAGGCCGCGCAGATCCTGCAGCAGTGCGAGGAGCTCGTCAAGCTCAAAATACGCAAAGACGAGGACAACTCCG ACGAGCAGGAGGTGTCGGGGAGCATCATCTACACGGTGGAGCTGCAACGCTACGGAGGCCCGCTGGGGATCACCATCTCGGGCACCGAGGAGCCTTTCGACCCCATCGTCATCTCCTCGCTCACCAAGGGAGGCCTGGCAGAGAG GACCGGCGCCATCCACGTGGGCGACCGCATCCTGGCCATCAACAGCAGCAGCCTGAAGGGCAAACCCCTGAGCGAGGCCATCAGTCTCCTGCAGCAGGCGGGCGAGACGGTCACGCTCAAGATCAAGAAGCACGGCGAGC TGTCCAGTCCCAAGTCGCGCGCGATCGGCGAGGGAGGGGAGGAGCCCCTCGTCGTGGCGGCGCCCCCTTCGGGGCAGGGGATGTTCGGCACGCTGCCGTCCGTCGACAGCGCGGTCGAGTCCTGGGACGGTTCCAACATGGACGCCAGCTTCACCAGCCCGG TTCCTTCCTTCCAGTCGTCACCGTTCACCTTCCACGAGTGGCGCGACGCCAAGACGAGCAACAACCAATCGCCCGCCTCCTCTCGCCAGAGAACCGATCCGCCGTCAGACCTGTCAGGCCTCCACGACGACTGGGAACACGCCGCGCTCGGCGG GTTCACGGTTGGTCATGACGGGACAGAACCGGACCAGGAGGAGAACTTCTGGTCTCAGGCTCTGGAGGATCTGGAGACGTGCGGACACAGTGGAATCCTCAGAGAACTGGAG GCAACCATCATGTCCGGCTCCACCCTCAGTCTGAACCACGAGCCGGTGCACTCTCGAACCTCGTTGGGCCGCCAGGCCAGCTTCCAGGAACGCAGCAGCACCCGCCCCCAG GCGACCCCGCGCTCCAACACCTTGCCCTCCGACCCCCAGCGCCGAGCCTTCGCCATGAAGAAGATGAGACAGGAAGTCAACGACATCCTCAACCAGACACCGGTCGAACTTCACAAG CTAACTCTGGAAAAGTCTTCCGACTCGGACGACTTCGGCTTCAGCGTGTCGGACGGCGTTGTGGATCGCGGCGTTTACGTCAACAACATTCGCGGCGGCGGCCCGGCGGAGCGCGGAGGCCTGCGAGCGTACGACCGCCTCCTGCAG ATCAACCACGTGCGCACTCGGGACTTCGACTGCTGCCTGGTAGTTCCGCTCATCGCCGAGTCGTCGAACCGCTTGGATCTGGTCATCAGCCGAAACCCCGCCTCCTCCGCCAACCCGCTGACCAATCACACGGAAGGCACCGTCGGCAGCCACGCCCTTCAGCCAATCGGCAGCCGGAAGGAAGCGTGCGAGGACTCCAGCGAGGACGCCGCGCCAATCAAGTGGAAGAAACCCGGGGACGGTCTGGGGGCCGGGCGAGTCACCAACACTTCCGTATAG
- the grip1 gene encoding glutamate receptor-interacting protein 1 isoform X9 produces MIAVSFKCRCQILRRVNKDEGPYSKDSAGSRPSDGALAIRRQSIPDEFRGCTLVELMKKEGTTLGLTVSGGIDKDGKPRVSNLRQGGIAARSDQLNVGDYIRSVNGINLAKFRHDEIISLLKNVGERVLLEVEYELPPVSVQGSGVTFKTVEVTLHKEGNSFGFVIRGGASEDRNKCRPVVIATVRSGGPADREGSIKPGDRLLSIDGIRLHGNTLAEAMSVLKQSGQEATVLLEYDVSVMDSVSSASGPLLVEVAKATGSSLGVALSSSMFCSKQVIVIDKVKPASIADRCGALYAGDHILSVDGKSMEFCSLAEATQLLSASCHNVRMEILPQHQARPALNAPQQALGHTFSPGSMSAYSLSSLNMTIPRNAYPTSPRGTLMRKKHKKKDFKSSLSLASSTVGLAGQVVHTETTEVTLLGDGVVGFGLQLQGGVFATETLSSPPLIAYIDPDSPAERCGILQIGDRILSINGVPTEDSTLEETNQLLRDSSITAQLILEMEFDVAESVIPSSGTFHVKLPKKPGVELGITISSPSNRKAGDPLIISDIKKGSVAHRTGTLELGDKLLAIDNIRVETCSMEEAAQILQQCEELVKLKIRKDEDNSDEQEVSGSIIYTVELQRYGGPLGITISGTEEPFDPIVISSLTKGGLAERTGAIHVGDRILAINSSSLKGKPLSEAISLLQQAGETVTLKIKKHGELSSPKSRAIGEGGEEPLVVAAPPSGQGMFGTLPSVDSAVESWDGSNMDASFTSPVPSFQSSPFTFHEWRDAKTSNNQSPASSRQRTDPPSDLSGLHDDWEHAALGGFTVGHDGTEPDQEENFWSQALEDLETCGHSGILRELEATIMSGSTLSLNHEPVHSRTSLGRQASFQERSSTRPQATPRSNTLPSDPQRRAFAMKKMRQEVNDILNQTPVELHKLTLEKSSDSDDFGFSVSDGVVDRGVYVNNIRGGGPAERGGLRAYDRLLQINHVRTRDFDCCLVVPLIAESSNRLDLVISRNPASSANPLTNHTEGTVGSHALQPIGSRKEACEDSSEDAAPIKWKKPGDGLGAGRVTNTSV; encoded by the exons ATGATCGCAGTGTCGTTCAAATGCCGATGTCAGATCCTGCGCAGGGTGAATAAAG ATGAAGGTCCGTACAGCAAAGACTCGGCGGGCTCGCGACCGTCAGACGGCGCGCTGGCCATCAGGAGGCAGAGCATACCAg ACGAGTTCCGGGGATGCACGCTGGTGGAGTTGATGAAGAAGGAGGGCACCACGCTGGGGCTGACCGTGTCGGGCGGGATCGACAAGGACGGGAAGCCGCGGGTGTCCAACCTGAGGCAAGGAGGAATCGCCGCCAG GAGCGACCAGCTGAACGTCGGCGACTACATCCGCTCGGTGAACGGCATCAACTTGGCCAAGTTCCGTCACGACGAGATCATCAGTCTGCTGAAGAACGTGGGCGAGCGGGTGCTGCTGGAGGTGGAGTACGAGCTGCCGCCCGTCT CCGTGCAGGGTTCGGGCGTCACGTTCAAGACGGTGGAGGTGACGCTCCACAAGGAAGGGAACAGCTTCGGATTCGTCATCAGAG GCGGAGCCAGCGAAGACAGGAACAAGTGTCGGCCCGTCGTCATAGCAACCGTACGCTCAGGAGGGCCAGCTGACAG ggAGGGCAGCATCAAACCTGGCGACCGTCTGCTGAGCATCGACGGCATCCGTCTCCACGGCAACACGCTGGCGGAGGCCATGAGCGTCCTGAAGCAGAGCGGCCAGGAAGCGACCGTGCTGCTGGAGTACGACGTCTCCGTCATGG ACTCCGTGTCCTCGGCTTCGGGTCCTCTGCTGGTGGAGGTCGCCAAGGCGACGGGCTCCAGCCTGGGCGTGGCTCTGTCTTCGTCCATGTTCTGCAGCAAGCAGGTCATCGTCATTGACAAAGTTAAACCGGCCAGCATAGCCGACAG gtGCGGCGCTCTCTACGCAGGAGATCACATCCTGTCCGTGGACGGCAAATCTATGGAGTTCTGCTCTCTGGCCGAAGCCACGCAGCTGCTGTCCGCCTCCTGCCACAACGTCCGCATGGAGATCCTGCCCCAGCACCAGGCCCGACCGGCCCTGAACGCACCGCAGCAAG CGTTGGGCCACACGTTCTCTCCGGGCTCCATGTCGGCGTACAGTCTGTCGTCGCTCAACATGACCATCCCGAGGAACGCGTACCCCACGAGTCCGCGGGGCACGCTCATGAGGAAGAAGCACAAGAAGAAGGACTTCAAGAGCTCCT TGTCCCTGGCGTCCAGCACAGTGGGGCTGGCCGGTCAGGTGGTCCACACGGAGACCACGGAGGTGACGTTGCTAGGCGACGGCGTCGTGGGCTTCGGCCTGCAGCTGCAAGGCGGCGTCTTCGCCACCGAGACGCTCTCGTCGCCGCCGCTCATCGCTTACATCGACCCCGACAGTCCTGCCGAAAG atgtgGCATCCTGCAGATCGGCGACAGGATCTTGTCCATAAATGGAGTTCCTACAGAAGACTCCACTTTGGAAGAAACCAATCAGCTGCTCAGAGACTCCTCCATTACTGCACAACTCATCTTGGAGATGGAGTTTGACGTGGCTG AATCGGTCATCCCGTCGTCCGGAACGTTCCATGTGAAGCTCCCCAAGAAACCGGGAGTGGAGTTGGGAATCACCATCAGCT CGCCATCGAACAGAAAAGCAGGAGACCCTCTCATCATTTCGGACATCAAGAAGGGCAGCGTTGCTCacag GACGGGGACGCTGGAGCTGGGAGACAAGCTGCTGGCCATCGACAACATCCGCGTGGAGACGTGCTCCATGGAGGAGGCCGCGCAGATCCTGCAGCAGTGCGAGGAGCTCGTCAAGCTCAAAATACGCAAAGACGAGGACAACTCCG ACGAGCAGGAGGTGTCGGGGAGCATCATCTACACGGTGGAGCTGCAACGCTACGGAGGCCCGCTGGGGATCACCATCTCGGGCACCGAGGAGCCTTTCGACCCCATCGTCATCTCCTCGCTCACCAAGGGAGGCCTGGCAGAGAG GACCGGCGCCATCCACGTGGGCGACCGCATCCTGGCCATCAACAGCAGCAGCCTGAAGGGCAAACCCCTGAGCGAGGCCATCAGTCTCCTGCAGCAGGCGGGCGAGACGGTCACGCTCAAGATCAAGAAGCACGGCGAGC TGTCCAGTCCCAAGTCGCGCGCGATCGGCGAGGGAGGGGAGGAGCCCCTCGTCGTGGCGGCGCCCCCTTCGGGGCAGGGGATGTTCGGCACGCTGCCGTCCGTCGACAGCGCGGTCGAGTCCTGGGACGGTTCCAACATGGACGCCAGCTTCACCAGCCCGG TTCCTTCCTTCCAGTCGTCACCGTTCACCTTCCACGAGTGGCGCGACGCCAAGACGAGCAACAACCAATCGCCCGCCTCCTCTCGCCAGAGAACCGATCCGCCGTCAGACCTGTCAGGCCTCCACGACGACTGGGAACACGCCGCGCTCGGCGG GTTCACGGTTGGTCATGACGGGACAGAACCGGACCAGGAGGAGAACTTCTGGTCTCAGGCTCTGGAGGATCTGGAGACGTGCGGACACAGTGGAATCCTCAGAGAACTGGAG GCAACCATCATGTCCGGCTCCACCCTCAGTCTGAACCACGAGCCGGTGCACTCTCGAACCTCGTTGGGCCGCCAGGCCAGCTTCCAGGAACGCAGCAGCACCCGCCCCCAG GCGACCCCGCGCTCCAACACCTTGCCCTCCGACCCCCAGCGCCGAGCCTTCGCCATGAAGAAGATGAGACAGGAAGTCAACGACATCCTCAACCAGACACCGGTCGAACTTCACAAG CTAACTCTGGAAAAGTCTTCCGACTCGGACGACTTCGGCTTCAGCGTGTCGGACGGCGTTGTGGATCGCGGCGTTTACGTCAACAACATTCGCGGCGGCGGCCCGGCGGAGCGCGGAGGCCTGCGAGCGTACGACCGCCTCCTGCAG ATCAACCACGTGCGCACTCGGGACTTCGACTGCTGCCTGGTAGTTCCGCTCATCGCCGAGTCGTCGAACCGCTTGGATCTGGTCATCAGCCGAAACCCCGCCTCCTCCGCCAACCCGCTGACCAATCACACGGAAGGCACCGTCGGCAGCCACGCCCTTCAGCCAATCGGCAGCCGGAAGGAAGCGTGCGAGGACTCCAGCGAGGACGCCGCGCCAATCAAGTGGAAGAAACCCGGGGACGGTCTGGGGGCCGGGCGAGTCACCAACACTTCCGTATAG
- the grip1 gene encoding glutamate receptor-interacting protein 1 isoform X5, producing MIAVSFKCRCQILRRVNKDEGPYSKDSAGSRPSDGALAIRRQSIPDEFRGCTLVELMKKEGTTLGLTVSGGIDKDGKPRVSNLRQGGIAARSDQLNVGDYIRSVNGINLAKFRHDEIISLLKNVGERVLLEVEYELPPVSVQGSGVTFKTVEVTLHKEGNSFGFVIRGGASEDRNKCRPVVIATVRSGGPADREGSIKPGDRLLSIDGIRLHGNTLAEAMSVLKQSGQEATVLLEYDVSVMDSVSSASGPLLVEVAKATGSSLGVALSSSMFCSKQVIVIDKVKPASIADRCGALYAGDHILSVDGKSMEFCSLAEATQLLSASCHNVRMEILPQHQARPALNAPQQALGHTFSPGSMSAYSLSSLNMTIPRNAYPTSPRGTLMRKKHKKKDFKSSLSLASSTVGLAGQVVHTETTEVTLLGDGVVGFGLQLQGGVFATETLSSPPLIAYIDPDSPAERCGILQIGDRILSINGVPTEDSTLEETNQLLRDSSITAQLILEMEFDVAESVIPSSGTFHVKLPKKPGVELGITISSPSNRKAGDPLIISDIKKGSVAHRTGTLELGDKLLAIDNIRVETCSMEEAAQILQQCEELVKLKIRKDEDNSDEQEVSGSIIYTVELQRYGGPLGITISGTEEPFDPIVISSLTKGGLAERTGAIHVGDRILAINSSSLKGKPLSEAISLLQQAGETVTLKIKKHGELSSPKSRAIGEGGEEPLVVAAPPSGQGMFGTLPSVDSAVESWDGSNMDASFTSPVPSFQSSPFTFHEWRDAKTSNNQSPASSRQRTDPPSDLSGLHDDWEHAALGGFTVGHDGTEPDQEENFWSQALEDLETCGHSGILRELEVRAHMNNMPDGAGLCEICRPMKSFLEFSENKVEKKRTGCFPGAGKGEAAPHWGNHHVRLHPQSEPRAGALSNLVGPPGQLPGTQQHPPPGDPALQHLALRPPAPSLRHEEDETGSQRHPQPDTGRTSQANSGKVFRLGRLRLQRVGRRCGSRRLRQQHSRRRPGGARRPASVRPPPADQPRAHSGLRLLPGSSAHRRVVEPLGSGHQPKPRLLRQPADQSHGRHRRQPRPSANRQPEGSVRGLQRGRRANQVEETRGRSGGRASHQHFRIGPPWCYTQPLNFDLLRQPESTPTLPGLHPDLDSDPTRVPLEPLISFLI from the exons ATGATCGCAGTGTCGTTCAAATGCCGATGTCAGATCCTGCGCAGGGTGAATAAAG ATGAAGGTCCGTACAGCAAAGACTCGGCGGGCTCGCGACCGTCAGACGGCGCGCTGGCCATCAGGAGGCAGAGCATACCAg ACGAGTTCCGGGGATGCACGCTGGTGGAGTTGATGAAGAAGGAGGGCACCACGCTGGGGCTGACCGTGTCGGGCGGGATCGACAAGGACGGGAAGCCGCGGGTGTCCAACCTGAGGCAAGGAGGAATCGCCGCCAG GAGCGACCAGCTGAACGTCGGCGACTACATCCGCTCGGTGAACGGCATCAACTTGGCCAAGTTCCGTCACGACGAGATCATCAGTCTGCTGAAGAACGTGGGCGAGCGGGTGCTGCTGGAGGTGGAGTACGAGCTGCCGCCCGTCT CCGTGCAGGGTTCGGGCGTCACGTTCAAGACGGTGGAGGTGACGCTCCACAAGGAAGGGAACAGCTTCGGATTCGTCATCAGAG GCGGAGCCAGCGAAGACAGGAACAAGTGTCGGCCCGTCGTCATAGCAACCGTACGCTCAGGAGGGCCAGCTGACAG ggAGGGCAGCATCAAACCTGGCGACCGTCTGCTGAGCATCGACGGCATCCGTCTCCACGGCAACACGCTGGCGGAGGCCATGAGCGTCCTGAAGCAGAGCGGCCAGGAAGCGACCGTGCTGCTGGAGTACGACGTCTCCGTCATGG ACTCCGTGTCCTCGGCTTCGGGTCCTCTGCTGGTGGAGGTCGCCAAGGCGACGGGCTCCAGCCTGGGCGTGGCTCTGTCTTCGTCCATGTTCTGCAGCAAGCAGGTCATCGTCATTGACAAAGTTAAACCGGCCAGCATAGCCGACAG gtGCGGCGCTCTCTACGCAGGAGATCACATCCTGTCCGTGGACGGCAAATCTATGGAGTTCTGCTCTCTGGCCGAAGCCACGCAGCTGCTGTCCGCCTCCTGCCACAACGTCCGCATGGAGATCCTGCCCCAGCACCAGGCCCGACCGGCCCTGAACGCACCGCAGCAAG CGTTGGGCCACACGTTCTCTCCGGGCTCCATGTCGGCGTACAGTCTGTCGTCGCTCAACATGACCATCCCGAGGAACGCGTACCCCACGAGTCCGCGGGGCACGCTCATGAGGAAGAAGCACAAGAAGAAGGACTTCAAGAGCTCCT TGTCCCTGGCGTCCAGCACAGTGGGGCTGGCCGGTCAGGTGGTCCACACGGAGACCACGGAGGTGACGTTGCTAGGCGACGGCGTCGTGGGCTTCGGCCTGCAGCTGCAAGGCGGCGTCTTCGCCACCGAGACGCTCTCGTCGCCGCCGCTCATCGCTTACATCGACCCCGACAGTCCTGCCGAAAG atgtgGCATCCTGCAGATCGGCGACAGGATCTTGTCCATAAATGGAGTTCCTACAGAAGACTCCACTTTGGAAGAAACCAATCAGCTGCTCAGAGACTCCTCCATTACTGCACAACTCATCTTGGAGATGGAGTTTGACGTGGCTG AATCGGTCATCCCGTCGTCCGGAACGTTCCATGTGAAGCTCCCCAAGAAACCGGGAGTGGAGTTGGGAATCACCATCAGCT CGCCATCGAACAGAAAAGCAGGAGACCCTCTCATCATTTCGGACATCAAGAAGGGCAGCGTTGCTCacag GACGGGGACGCTGGAGCTGGGAGACAAGCTGCTGGCCATCGACAACATCCGCGTGGAGACGTGCTCCATGGAGGAGGCCGCGCAGATCCTGCAGCAGTGCGAGGAGCTCGTCAAGCTCAAAATACGCAAAGACGAGGACAACTCCG ACGAGCAGGAGGTGTCGGGGAGCATCATCTACACGGTGGAGCTGCAACGCTACGGAGGCCCGCTGGGGATCACCATCTCGGGCACCGAGGAGCCTTTCGACCCCATCGTCATCTCCTCGCTCACCAAGGGAGGCCTGGCAGAGAG GACCGGCGCCATCCACGTGGGCGACCGCATCCTGGCCATCAACAGCAGCAGCCTGAAGGGCAAACCCCTGAGCGAGGCCATCAGTCTCCTGCAGCAGGCGGGCGAGACGGTCACGCTCAAGATCAAGAAGCACGGCGAGC TGTCCAGTCCCAAGTCGCGCGCGATCGGCGAGGGAGGGGAGGAGCCCCTCGTCGTGGCGGCGCCCCCTTCGGGGCAGGGGATGTTCGGCACGCTGCCGTCCGTCGACAGCGCGGTCGAGTCCTGGGACGGTTCCAACATGGACGCCAGCTTCACCAGCCCGG TTCCTTCCTTCCAGTCGTCACCGTTCACCTTCCACGAGTGGCGCGACGCCAAGACGAGCAACAACCAATCGCCCGCCTCCTCTCGCCAGAGAACCGATCCGCCGTCAGACCTGTCAGGCCTCCACGACGACTGGGAACACGCCGCGCTCGGCGG GTTCACGGTTGGTCATGACGGGACAGAACCGGACCAGGAGGAGAACTTCTGGTCTCAGGCTCTGGAGGATCTGGAGACGTGCGGACACAGTGGAATCCTCAGAGAACTGGAGGTGCGCGCGCACATGAATAACATGCCAGATGGGGCGGGACTCTGCGAAATCTGTCGACCCATGAAAAGCTTTTTAGAGTTCAGTGAAaacaaagtggagaaaaaaaggacTGGTTGTTTTCCAGGAGCCGGAAAAGGCGAGGCGGCACCTCACTGGG GCAACCATCATGTCCGGCTCCACCCTCAGTCTGAACCACGAGCCGGTGCACTCTCGAACCTCGTTGGGCCGCCAGGCCAGCTTCCAGGAACGCAGCAGCACCCGCCCCCAG GCGACCCCGCGCTCCAACACCTTGCCCTCCGACCCCCAGCGCCGAGCCTTCGCCATGAAGAAGATGAGACAGGAAGTCAACGACATCCTCAACCAGACACCGGTCGAACTTCACAAG CTAACTCTGGAAAAGTCTTCCGACTCGGACGACTTCGGCTTCAGCGTGTCGGACGGCGTTGTGGATCGCGGCGTTTACGTCAACAACATTCGCGGCGGCGGCCCGGCGGAGCGCGGAGGCCTGCGAGCGTACGACCGCCTCCTGCAG ATCAACCACGTGCGCACTCGGGACTTCGACTGCTGCCTGGTAGTTCCGCTCATCGCCGAGTCGTCGAACCGCTTGGATCTGGTCATCAGCCGAAACCCCGCCTCCTCCGCCAACCCGCTGACCAATCACACGGAAGGCACCGTCGGCAGCCACGCCCTTCAGCCAATCGGCAGCCGGAAGGAAGCGTGCGAGGACTCCAGCGAGGACGCCGCGCCAATCAAGTGGAAGAAACCCGGGGACGGTCTGGGGGCCGGGCGAGTCACCAACACTTCCGTATAGGGCCCCCTTGGTGCTACACACAACCTCTGAACTTTGACCTGCTAAGGCAGCCTGAAAGCACACCCACACTTCCTGGTCTTCATCCTGATCTGGATTCGGATCCTACTCGTGTCCCACTGGAACCCCTGATCTCATTCCTGATTTGA